The following are from one region of the Stigmatella ashevillena genome:
- a CDS encoding methyl-accepting chemotaxis protein gives MRASIGRRLYVSFGLLVVAFAILGGEHVFSSTRMASEVESSMESTFSTVTALLQLRSLQQQAVALVYSVEEGRGPGSLEQLSTLEEKVSAQLLVLQAQGYSEENLQEVSLRFRGVLRETRLLLEARDSRGPADEAASVQRFHDHTGRLVPLLERSMMQEGRSARASLQILRSDFLRSASIFGGKILGCIALALMLAFWVRHSLVHPLRELTRVAQDISLNGDLSLPVPVRSGDEVGQLAGAFRDMVERLRTIHSELRSSGDKLAESVAYMRNSSEQQQETVSSQAAALFQTRTTAEELRRTSALAAQKAATVLEVAERADTLGRQGEASLALTIDGLGTLGEQVQEIAQRIRKLGESTQQIGAITQTVKNLADQSNMLALNAAIEAVRSGEHGKGFGVVAREIRSLADQSIEATVRVREILEAVGHAVTETVNITQKGAERMQNGLAQVSATGESLSELSAIVRDNANAVREIAGAVSQQDEGIAQIFGAVSELSRMMDDTEHQLGATRSAAMSLDDVSRRLTEVVTRYRT, from the coding sequence ATGAGGGCCAGCATCGGCCGGCGGCTGTACGTCTCTTTTGGCTTGCTCGTGGTGGCCTTCGCCATTCTCGGCGGTGAACACGTTTTCTCGTCCACCCGGATGGCCTCGGAGGTGGAGTCCTCCATGGAGAGCACCTTCTCCACGGTCACGGCACTCCTGCAACTGCGCTCTCTGCAGCAGCAGGCCGTCGCCTTGGTCTACTCCGTGGAAGAGGGCCGCGGCCCCGGGTCGCTCGAGCAGCTCTCCACGCTGGAGGAGAAGGTCTCCGCCCAGCTCCTGGTGCTTCAGGCCCAGGGCTACTCCGAGGAGAACCTCCAGGAGGTGAGCCTGCGCTTCCGGGGCGTGCTGCGCGAGACGCGGCTGCTCCTGGAAGCCCGGGACAGCCGGGGGCCGGCGGATGAGGCGGCCTCCGTCCAGCGGTTCCACGACCATACAGGCCGGCTGGTGCCGCTGCTGGAGCGCTCGATGATGCAGGAGGGACGGTCGGCGCGCGCCTCGTTGCAGATCCTGCGCTCGGACTTCCTGCGCAGCGCGAGCATCTTCGGCGGGAAGATCCTGGGCTGCATCGCCCTGGCGCTCATGCTGGCCTTCTGGGTGCGGCACTCGCTGGTGCACCCGCTGCGGGAGCTGACACGGGTGGCCCAGGACATCAGCTTGAATGGAGACCTGTCCCTGCCGGTGCCCGTGCGCTCAGGCGATGAGGTGGGCCAGCTTGCGGGGGCCTTCCGGGACATGGTGGAGCGGCTGCGCACCATTCACAGCGAGCTGCGCTCCTCGGGGGACAAGCTCGCCGAGTCCGTGGCGTACATGCGCAACTCCTCCGAGCAGCAGCAGGAGACCGTCAGCAGCCAGGCGGCGGCGCTGTTCCAGACGCGCACCACCGCGGAGGAACTGCGGCGCACCTCGGCCCTGGCCGCGCAGAAAGCCGCCACCGTGCTCGAGGTCGCCGAGCGCGCCGACACGCTGGGGCGCCAGGGCGAGGCCTCCCTCGCGCTGACCATTGACGGGCTGGGGACGCTGGGTGAGCAGGTGCAGGAGATCGCCCAGCGCATCCGCAAGCTGGGCGAGAGCACCCAGCAGATCGGCGCCATCACCCAGACGGTGAAGAACCTGGCGGACCAGTCCAACATGCTGGCGCTCAACGCCGCCATCGAGGCGGTGCGCAGCGGCGAGCACGGCAAGGGCTTCGGCGTGGTGGCCCGGGAAATCCGCTCCCTGGCGGATCAGTCCATCGAGGCCACCGTGCGCGTGCGCGAAATCCTCGAGGCGGTGGGCCACGCCGTGACGGAGACGGTGAACATCACCCAGAAGGGCGCCGAGCGGATGCAGAACGGGCTGGCGCAGGTGAGCGCCACCGGGGAGAGCCTGAGCGAGCTGTCGGCCATTGTGCGCGACAACGCCAACGCCGTCCGGGAGATCGCCGGCGCCGTCAGCCAGCAGGACGAGGGCATCGCTCAAATCTTCGGCGCCGTGAGCGAGCTGTCCCGGATGATGGACGACACCGAGCACCAGCTGGGCGCCACCCGGAGCGCGGCGATGTCCCTGGATGACGTCTCCCGCCGGTTGACCGAGGTGGTGACCCGCTACCGCACCTGA
- a CDS encoding class I SAM-dependent methyltransferase: MVSNPNEQHVRQVYEEIAPSYEALFPALHRYEDRVDRFLAEVAAPSCRVLDVGCGPGLLTRELEASVEVVGLDLSPEMLERARLGRPSGQWHVHSYHQPIPPELGLFDVLLAIGCLDFCANLPLVLSHFAATLKPGGRMLFTVLERRPGLDGHEVPRRQVRTAGPSVWLSFPSFEETSRALVGTGLLPRGYTHAPGWVHLVEQRTMHFGWWDVTKP, from the coding sequence ATGGTATCCAACCCGAACGAGCAGCACGTCCGGCAGGTGTACGAGGAGATCGCGCCCTCTTACGAGGCGCTCTTTCCCGCGCTTCACCGGTACGAGGATCGGGTCGATCGCTTCCTGGCCGAGGTGGCAGCCCCCTCTTGCCGGGTGCTGGATGTGGGGTGCGGGCCCGGCCTGCTCACGCGCGAGTTGGAGGCGTCCGTGGAGGTGGTGGGGTTGGATCTCTCGCCGGAGATGCTCGAGCGGGCGCGCCTGGGCCGCCCTTCGGGGCAGTGGCATGTGCACAGCTACCACCAGCCCATCCCCCCGGAGTTGGGGCTCTTCGACGTGCTGCTGGCCATTGGCTGCCTGGACTTCTGCGCGAACCTGCCCCTGGTGCTGAGCCACTTCGCCGCCACGCTCAAGCCCGGCGGCCGGATGCTCTTCACGGTGCTCGAGCGTCGGCCGGGGCTCGATGGACATGAAGTCCCCCGGCGGCAGGTGCGCACCGCCGGCCCCTCGGTGTGGCTCTCGTTCCCCTCTTTCGAGGAGACATCCCGGGCGCTCGTGGGCACGGGCCTGCTGCCCCGCGGCTACACCCATGCCCCCGGCTGGGTCCACCTCGTCGAGCAGCGGACCATGCACTTCGGCTGGTGGGACGTGACGAAGCCCTGA
- the rapZ gene encoding RNase adapter RapZ, whose translation MSAPSKQIIIITGMSGSGKSTAIRALEDAGFFCIDNLPVLLLPKLTELAGSGQIERMALVVDVREGVFLKEAPRVLDEVRRAGHQVEIIFLDSSDDSLIRRFSETRRRHPLAPTGSVADGIAAERGKLHDLRELADQVIDSSVLNVHDLKRLVQARFSPEPAAGPSLSVMSFGYRHGVPPQADLVLDVRFLPNPYFVPDLKGLTGKNPKVAAYVLEREETQQFLDKVVDLCRFLFPRYQKEGKAYLTVALGCTGGKHRSVAIAAELTKRLQEEIPRIQLWDRDIEKE comes from the coding sequence GTGAGTGCTCCGTCCAAGCAGATCATCATCATCACGGGCATGTCCGGCTCGGGGAAGTCCACGGCCATCCGTGCGCTGGAGGACGCGGGCTTCTTCTGCATCGACAACCTGCCGGTGCTGCTGTTGCCGAAGCTGACGGAGCTTGCGGGCAGCGGGCAGATTGAGCGGATGGCGCTCGTGGTGGACGTGCGCGAGGGGGTCTTCCTCAAGGAGGCGCCGCGCGTGCTGGACGAGGTCCGCCGGGCCGGCCACCAGGTGGAAATCATCTTCCTGGATTCCAGCGACGACAGCCTCATCCGCCGCTTCAGCGAGACGCGGCGCCGCCACCCGCTGGCGCCCACGGGCTCGGTGGCCGACGGCATCGCCGCCGAGCGCGGCAAGCTGCACGATTTGCGCGAGCTGGCCGACCAGGTCATCGACTCGTCGGTGCTGAACGTGCACGACTTGAAGCGGCTGGTGCAGGCGCGCTTCAGCCCGGAGCCCGCGGCGGGGCCCTCGCTGTCGGTGATGTCCTTCGGCTACCGGCACGGGGTGCCCCCGCAGGCGGACCTGGTGCTCGACGTGCGCTTTTTGCCCAACCCCTACTTCGTGCCGGACCTGAAGGGGCTCACTGGGAAGAACCCGAAGGTGGCCGCCTACGTGCTGGAGCGCGAGGAGACGCAGCAGTTCCTCGACAAGGTGGTGGACCTCTGCCGCTTCCTGTTCCCGCGCTACCAGAAGGAAGGCAAGGCCTACCTGACGGTGGCGCTGGGGTGCACCGGGGGCAAGCACCGCTCGGTGGCGATTGCGGCGGAGCTCACCAAGCGCCTCCAGGAGGAGATTCCGCGAATCCAGCTCTGGGACCGGGACATCGAGAAGGAGTAG
- the hprK gene encoding HPr(Ser) kinase/phosphatase, translated as MSSPRTIRISALLEDRDFDLQLTLVAGDKGLGRTLASPRIQKPGLALTGFTEHLHPHRVQVFGNTEISYLRTLSEAVQQEVLTRLFNEDLACVVVTKDLEPPQALVEACETSKLALMRTPLLSSVFIQQVQAFLEQALTERSSLHGVLMDVFGVGILLLGKSGIGKSEIALDLVMRGHRLVADDIVDVARRKAGAVYGAGNPVIQHHMEIRGLGIINIKDLFGVAAVREQKKIELVIELHEWDPEQEYDRLGVEDRFLDIVGVNVPLSVVPVRPGRNMATIIEVAARNQLLKHQGHHSAREFAERLNRSIAEGAMRRTLGEEVE; from the coding sequence ATGAGCTCTCCGCGCACCATCCGCATCTCCGCGCTCCTTGAGGATCGCGACTTTGATCTTCAGCTCACCCTCGTCGCGGGAGACAAGGGGCTGGGACGCACCCTGGCCTCGCCCCGCATCCAGAAGCCGGGTCTGGCGCTCACGGGCTTCACCGAGCATTTGCACCCACATCGCGTCCAAGTGTTCGGAAACACGGAGATTTCCTACCTGCGCACCCTGTCAGAGGCCGTGCAGCAGGAGGTGCTGACGCGGCTGTTCAATGAAGACCTGGCCTGCGTGGTGGTGACCAAGGACCTGGAGCCACCGCAGGCGCTCGTGGAGGCCTGCGAGACGTCGAAGCTGGCGCTGATGCGCACCCCGCTGCTGTCCAGCGTCTTCATCCAGCAGGTGCAGGCCTTCCTGGAGCAGGCGCTCACCGAGCGCAGCAGCCTGCACGGCGTGCTGATGGACGTCTTCGGGGTGGGCATCCTGCTGCTGGGCAAGAGCGGCATCGGCAAGAGCGAGATCGCCTTGGATCTGGTGATGCGGGGCCACCGGCTGGTGGCCGACGACATCGTGGACGTGGCGCGCCGCAAGGCCGGGGCCGTGTACGGGGCGGGCAATCCGGTCATCCAGCACCACATGGAGATCCGGGGCCTGGGCATCATCAACATCAAGGACCTGTTCGGCGTGGCGGCGGTGCGGGAGCAGAAGAAGATCGAGCTCGTCATCGAGCTGCATGAGTGGGATCCCGAACAAGAGTACGACCGGCTGGGGGTGGAGGACCGGTTCCTGGACATCGTCGGGGTGAACGTGCCCCTGTCGGTGGTGCCGGTGCGCCCGGGCCGGAACATGGCCACCATCATCGAGGTGGCCGCGCGCAATCAGTTGCTCAAGCACCAAGGCCATCACTCGGCGCGAGAATTCGCCGAGCGGCTCAACCGGTCCATCGCCGAGGGGGCGATGCGCCGCACGCTGGGAGAAGAAGTCGAGTGA
- a CDS encoding histidine triad nucleotide-binding protein gives MDCLFCKIRDGQIPAKVVYRDEVCLGFEDINPQAPTHVLFIPLQHIATVNDLTPNDRQTVGHLYTAAAQVARERGHAERGYRLVMNCNADAGQTVFHIHLHLVAGRSLMWPPG, from the coding sequence ATGGACTGTCTCTTCTGCAAGATTCGCGATGGTCAGATTCCCGCCAAGGTCGTCTACCGGGACGAGGTGTGTCTGGGCTTCGAGGACATCAACCCTCAAGCGCCCACGCACGTGCTCTTCATTCCACTGCAGCACATCGCCACGGTGAACGATCTCACCCCAAACGATCGGCAGACGGTGGGACACCTCTACACCGCGGCGGCCCAGGTGGCCCGGGAGCGGGGCCACGCCGAGAGGGGCTACCGCCTGGTGATGAACTGCAATGCCGACGCGGGGCAGACGGTGTTCCACATCCACCTGCACCTGGTCGCCGGGCGCTCGCTGATGTGGCCTCCCGGGTAG
- a CDS encoding carboxypeptidase regulatory-like domain-containing protein, whose product MRSRWGGGLVMGVVAAAIGLALYGQAEERAALSQMGGAEETKAPGVAWDAAPWDELPMNVPRTLPVTESASEVDGLLDLRVTEAGRPVSRAQVRLYKRGGRLPETDQVDWRLAGAGATGDDGRLLMPARAGAYLVTAHAVGKAPAWRELVHPLSGNRTPVHLSLVPGGGLSGRTVEQGSGQPLGGAELILTPHVSLWEPDARADVPSEERVTGQSDMAGRFSFEGLAPGLYTVAARAPGSSRVTEWSVRIPTDEARVLALPDPDERVGRRRLRKAPSQELRCGI is encoded by the coding sequence ATGCGAAGCCGTTGGGGCGGAGGGCTGGTGATGGGGGTGGTGGCGGCCGCCATCGGCTTGGCGCTGTACGGCCAGGCGGAGGAGCGGGCCGCGTTGAGCCAAATGGGTGGAGCGGAGGAAACGAAGGCCCCCGGCGTGGCGTGGGATGCGGCCCCCTGGGACGAGCTCCCCATGAACGTGCCGAGGACGTTGCCGGTGACCGAGAGCGCCAGTGAGGTGGATGGGCTGTTGGATCTCCGGGTCACCGAGGCCGGGCGCCCCGTGTCCCGGGCCCAGGTGCGCCTCTACAAGCGGGGCGGGCGGTTGCCCGAGACAGACCAGGTGGACTGGCGGCTCGCGGGGGCGGGGGCTACCGGAGACGATGGGCGGCTGTTGATGCCGGCGCGGGCCGGGGCCTATCTGGTGACGGCGCACGCGGTGGGCAAGGCGCCCGCGTGGCGGGAGCTGGTGCACCCGCTGAGTGGCAACCGGACGCCGGTGCACCTGAGCCTGGTGCCGGGAGGAGGGCTCTCCGGGCGCACCGTCGAGCAGGGCTCGGGGCAACCCCTGGGGGGCGCGGAGCTCATTCTCACCCCCCATGTGAGCCTTTGGGAGCCGGACGCGCGCGCGGATGTTCCCTCCGAAGAGCGGGTGACGGGCCAGAGCGATATGGCCGGTCGCTTCTCCTTCGAGGGACTGGCGCCAGGGCTTTACACGGTGGCGGCGCGCGCGCCGGGCTCTTCCCGCGTGACGGAGTGGAGCGTCCGGATTCCCACGGACGAGGCCCGGGTGCTGGCGCTGCCGGACCCGGACGAACGGGTGGGGCGGCGCCGGCTGCGCAAGGCCCCCTCCCAGGAACTGCGTTGCGGCATCTGA
- a CDS encoding YoaK family protein, producing MPFLGPQTPPESRRAYSILALLLAGVAGAVNAISFLALGVHTSHTTGNLANVGEFVARGNWSLALAAALLVLSFLLGAIAATVLLDVARHQRRGRHTSALLVEAVTLAGVGLWSTFYPEEREPTLLWGLSFAMGLQNALVTRLSGAVVRTTHVTGIVTDIGIQLVKMLAWVREGARGHGLGGLAWRLRRLHQEEQFARTRLHVGLAMAFLLGCTLGPLCFIHFGAGAMTLPCALLILLVVLDLSPAGAAMPLAPGT from the coding sequence ATGCCCTTCCTCGGTCCCCAGACGCCTCCCGAGAGCCGACGCGCCTACTCGATTCTGGCCCTGCTGCTGGCGGGCGTGGCCGGGGCGGTCAACGCCATCAGCTTCCTCGCCCTGGGCGTGCACACATCCCACACCACGGGCAACCTGGCCAACGTGGGCGAGTTCGTCGCCCGGGGGAACTGGAGCCTGGCGCTCGCGGCGGCCCTGCTCGTCCTGTCCTTTCTGCTCGGCGCCATCGCGGCCACCGTGCTGCTGGATGTGGCCCGCCACCAGCGGCGGGGACGGCACACCTCCGCGCTCCTCGTGGAGGCGGTGACGCTGGCGGGGGTGGGCCTGTGGTCCACCTTCTATCCGGAGGAGCGCGAGCCCACGCTGCTCTGGGGCTTGTCCTTCGCCATGGGCCTGCAGAACGCGCTCGTCACCCGGCTGTCGGGCGCCGTCGTGCGCACCACCCACGTCACGGGCATCGTCACCGACATCGGCATCCAGCTCGTGAAGATGCTGGCGTGGGTGCGCGAGGGCGCCCGGGGCCATGGCCTCGGTGGGCTGGCGTGGCGGCTGCGCCGGTTGCATCAGGAAGAGCAGTTCGCCCGCACCCGGCTGCATGTGGGGCTGGCCATGGCCTTCCTGCTCGGGTGCACCCTGGGGCCGCTGTGCTTCATCCACTTCGGCGCCGGGGCCATGACGCTGCCCTGCGCGCTGCTCATCCTGCTCGTGGTGCTCGACCTGAGCCCCGCCGGGGCTGCCATGCCCCTGGCGCCTGGAACCTGA
- a CDS encoding chloride channel protein — protein sequence MVASLKLLALRLLALVRELVQRLLQAAQGLRLPGPSVLPVAGAVVGVYSGLAAGLFANLIALVSGVSFGLPVVVDALRSGSTARIRLGQALAEAHWHFEFIFVGIPLGLAALGLARLIAPGGPRDVVKRRLEVLALLVLGALSLYYPLVALAAVNSGLGHGHDAGRGLYHISPFFVVVAPMLGGAVVGRMLRNKPETHGHGVPEVVAAVEREGRLSARNGLLKLVASAVTIGTGGSAGREGPMVYGGAALGSEVGRTLGFTQRELAILMASGAGAGIAASFNAPVAGAIFAMEILLREFQLRVFSPIILASVTATMVGRGVMGNAAMLERVVYTMRSGWEVVFYAMLGLLCGALAYAFIQALHGVEEFFQGHRPGKVSAFLGKKPLAMRAGLGGAMVGLLALAHPVVWGTGHEYANGALVRELSLALLASGCVLKLVATALTLGSGGSGGTFFPATVIGAMAGGTFGEVLHVLLPGVSASSGAYAMVGMGGAVAAMTRGPLTGMMMMYELSGNYAIILPLMVTCTLSSALCHALVERRAARLRLEGQMLRRTPIRELVLWEEPVLLEAEVGGLRERLLSSGAAALPVRDADGKLRGVVVAGALGERWQQAGEGATAAALLDEAPAVSAEASVGEVLAALEARSLAVLPVEDGSRVGVVTRAGLERFLQAGRHAHAAQELPFGVTEMPR from the coding sequence ATGGTGGCTTCCTTGAAGCTCCTGGCACTGAGGCTCCTGGCACTGGTCCGGGAACTCGTCCAGCGACTGTTGCAAGCGGCCCAGGGGCTCCGGCTGCCAGGCCCCTCGGTGTTGCCAGTGGCGGGCGCGGTGGTGGGCGTGTACAGCGGTCTGGCCGCGGGCCTCTTCGCCAACCTCATCGCCCTCGTCAGCGGGGTGAGCTTCGGTCTGCCCGTGGTGGTGGACGCGCTCCGGTCCGGTTCGACCGCCCGCATCCGGTTGGGACAGGCGCTCGCCGAGGCGCACTGGCACTTCGAGTTCATCTTCGTCGGCATCCCGTTGGGGCTGGCGGCGCTGGGGCTGGCCCGGCTCATCGCCCCCGGTGGGCCCCGGGACGTGGTGAAGCGCCGCCTGGAGGTGCTGGCGTTGCTCGTGCTGGGGGCCCTGTCGCTCTACTACCCGCTCGTGGCCCTGGCGGCGGTGAACTCGGGGCTTGGCCACGGACACGACGCGGGGCGGGGCCTGTACCACATCTCCCCTTTCTTCGTGGTGGTGGCGCCCATGCTGGGCGGCGCGGTGGTGGGGCGGATGTTGCGCAACAAGCCGGAGACGCATGGCCACGGTGTGCCGGAGGTGGTCGCCGCCGTGGAGCGCGAGGGGCGGCTGTCGGCGCGCAATGGCTTGCTCAAGTTGGTGGCCTCGGCCGTCACCATTGGCACCGGAGGCTCGGCGGGACGGGAAGGGCCCATGGTCTACGGCGGCGCGGCCCTGGGCTCGGAGGTTGGCCGCACCCTGGGCTTCACCCAGCGGGAGCTGGCCATCCTGATGGCCAGCGGCGCCGGCGCGGGCATCGCCGCCTCCTTCAATGCCCCGGTGGCCGGCGCCATCTTCGCGATGGAGATCCTCCTGCGCGAGTTCCAGCTCCGGGTCTTCTCGCCCATCATCCTCGCCAGTGTCACCGCCACCATGGTGGGGCGCGGCGTCATGGGCAACGCCGCCATGCTGGAGCGCGTGGTGTACACGATGCGCAGCGGCTGGGAGGTCGTCTTCTACGCCATGCTCGGACTGCTGTGCGGAGCGCTGGCGTATGCGTTCATCCAGGCGCTGCACGGCGTGGAGGAGTTCTTCCAAGGGCACAGGCCCGGCAAGGTGTCGGCCTTCCTCGGAAAGAAGCCGCTGGCGATGCGGGCGGGCCTCGGCGGGGCGATGGTGGGCCTGCTGGCCCTGGCACACCCCGTGGTGTGGGGAACGGGGCACGAGTACGCCAACGGCGCGCTGGTGCGGGAGCTGTCGCTCGCGCTGCTCGCCTCGGGGTGTGTCCTCAAGCTGGTGGCGACGGCGCTGACGCTGGGGTCCGGAGGCTCGGGCGGAACATTCTTCCCCGCGACGGTCATCGGCGCGATGGCGGGAGGGACTTTCGGGGAGGTGCTGCACGTGCTGCTGCCCGGTGTCTCCGCCTCCAGCGGGGCCTACGCCATGGTGGGCATGGGCGGGGCGGTGGCGGCCATGACGCGCGGGCCGTTGACAGGGATGATGATGATGTACGAGCTGAGCGGGAACTACGCCATCATCCTGCCGCTCATGGTGACGTGCACCCTGTCTTCCGCGCTCTGCCACGCGCTGGTGGAGCGCCGAGCGGCGCGGCTCCGGCTGGAGGGGCAGATGCTGCGGCGCACGCCCATCCGGGAGCTGGTGCTCTGGGAGGAGCCGGTGTTGCTGGAGGCCGAGGTGGGAGGGCTGCGCGAGCGCCTGCTCTCCTCGGGGGCGGCGGCCTTGCCGGTGAGGGACGCGGACGGAAAGCTCCGGGGGGTGGTGGTGGCCGGGGCGCTGGGCGAGCGCTGGCAACAGGCCGGAGAGGGCGCCACCGCGGCGGCGCTCCTGGACGAGGCGCCCGCGGTGTCCGCGGAGGCGTCGGTGGGGGAAGTGCTGGCGGCGTTGGAGGCCCGCTCCCTGGCGGTGCTGCCGGTGGAGGATGGGAGCCGCGTGGGCGTGGTGACGCGGGCCGGGCTGGAGCGCTTTCTCCAGGCCGGTCGGCATGCGCACGCGGCGCAGGAGTTGCCCTTCGGCGTCACGGAGATGCCGCGCTGA
- a CDS encoding ABC transporter ATP-binding protein, producing MEPLLCTQGLFAGYGASPVLQGVDVTVRAGELWAVLGPNGTGKSTLLRGVLGLLPWTRGSARLLGRERSEWAPRALAQQVAWVPQTFEPAEGFSGLELVLMGRSPHLGLWGLTSERDVALARAVLEELDVGYLADRPGEALSGGERRMLLLARGLVQQPALLLLDEPTAFLDVAHQVGALARVRARVEVGLGAVAVLHDVNLAAAFATHALLLREGRVLAQGPVGTVLERERLETLYGLPMETALAPSGVRLFAPRAR from the coding sequence GTGGAACCCCTCCTCTGCACCCAGGGCCTCTTCGCCGGGTATGGCGCCTCGCCCGTGCTCCAGGGGGTGGATGTCACGGTGCGCGCCGGTGAGCTGTGGGCGGTGCTGGGGCCCAATGGCACGGGGAAGAGCACGCTGCTGCGGGGCGTGCTGGGCCTGCTGCCGTGGACGCGCGGCAGCGCGCGGTTGCTGGGGCGCGAGCGCTCGGAGTGGGCGCCGCGGGCCCTGGCCCAGCAGGTGGCATGGGTGCCGCAGACCTTCGAGCCCGCGGAGGGCTTCAGTGGGTTGGAGCTGGTGCTGATGGGGCGCAGCCCCCACCTGGGCCTGTGGGGGCTCACCTCCGAGCGGGACGTGGCGCTGGCCCGCGCGGTGCTCGAAGAGCTGGACGTGGGGTACCTGGCGGACCGTCCCGGCGAGGCGCTGTCCGGAGGCGAGCGCCGGATGCTGCTGCTCGCCCGGGGGCTGGTGCAGCAGCCCGCGCTGCTGTTGCTGGATGAGCCCACGGCCTTTCTCGATGTGGCCCACCAGGTGGGCGCGCTCGCGCGGGTGCGTGCCCGAGTGGAGGTGGGCCTGGGCGCGGTGGCGGTGCTCCATGACGTCAACCTCGCCGCCGCGTTCGCCACCCACGCGTTGCTGCTGCGCGAGGGCCGTGTGCTGGCGCAGGGCCCGGTGGGCACGGTGCTGGAGCGCGAGCGGCTCGAAACGCTCTATGGCCTGCCGATGGAGACGGCCCTGGCGCCCTCGGGCGTCCGCCTCTTCGCGCCCCGGGCCCGGTGA